Proteins from a single region of Oscillatoria sp. FACHB-1406:
- a CDS encoding YbaB/EbfC family nucleoid-associated protein, with the protein MNKGQGFGLGLGKMKELAEAFKKAQQVQQGAQQLQIELEEMSIEGKSSDGSVKVVVSGNQEPRSATIAPEALAKGADALSALVTEAMKDAYEKSTETMRSRMEELTSGLNLPGM; encoded by the coding sequence ATGAATAAAGGACAAGGATTTGGTTTAGGCTTGGGCAAAATGAAAGAGTTAGCCGAAGCTTTCAAAAAAGCCCAACAAGTTCAACAAGGGGCGCAGCAGCTTCAGATAGAACTCGAGGAGATGTCGATTGAAGGCAAAAGCAGCGATGGCTCGGTGAAAGTCGTCGTTAGCGGCAACCAAGAACCGCGCTCTGCTACGATTGCTCCCGAAGCGCTTGCAAAAGGGGCGGATGCACTTTCAGCTTTAGTAACCGAAGCGATGAAAGATGCTTACGAAAAATCAACCGAAACGATGCGCTCTCGCATGGAAGAACTGACGAGCGGTTTGAATCTGCCGGGAATGTAG